The Comamonas sp. GB3 AK4-5 genome includes a region encoding these proteins:
- a CDS encoding DMT family transporter, with translation MTTLHSHDAADRSTALPPSMPVAAASPPALQGGSWRMVLAMALSGTIGLLVVESGLPALWVVWLRCLLGGLGLAVWVVCARQWVAPTRREWGWLGLGGVALVCNWIALFSAYGYSSIAVATVVYHVQPFVLLVLAALFLGQALPLRRLPWLGLALLGVALSSGLEGGQTASTTWPGVALALLAASLYAVATLLTQRLQRIPAAQIAMLQMGLGALVLAGPVWLWGGAPVFNARAWTAVLVLGLVHTACMYTLMYAAFQRLPAQAIAGLSFIYPAMALLVDLLWFGTWPTTAQWLGMALILGAVWGWRRRAGQN, from the coding sequence ATGACGACATTGCATTCCCATGACGCTGCAGACCGCAGCACCGCTTTACCTCCATCCATGCCGGTAGCCGCGGCCTCACCGCCAGCCCTCCAAGGCGGTAGCTGGCGCATGGTGCTGGCCATGGCACTGTCCGGCACCATCGGTTTGTTGGTGGTGGAAAGTGGGCTGCCTGCGCTGTGGGTGGTGTGGCTGCGCTGCCTGCTGGGAGGGTTGGGCCTGGCGGTCTGGGTGGTGTGTGCACGCCAGTGGGTGGCGCCCACGCGCCGAGAATGGGGCTGGCTGGGCCTGGGCGGGGTGGCCCTGGTGTGCAACTGGATCGCCTTGTTCAGCGCCTATGGCTACAGCAGCATTGCCGTGGCCACTGTGGTCTATCACGTGCAGCCCTTTGTGCTGCTGGTGCTGGCGGCGCTGTTTCTGGGGCAGGCCTTGCCGCTGCGCCGCCTGCCCTGGCTGGGCCTGGCCCTGCTGGGCGTGGCGCTGAGCAGCGGCCTGGAGGGCGGCCAGACTGCTAGCACCACCTGGCCCGGAGTGGCCCTGGCGCTGCTGGCCGCCAGCCTGTATGCGGTGGCCACGCTGCTCACCCAGCGCCTGCAGCGCATTCCTGCGGCACAAATTGCCATGCTGCAAATGGGCCTGGGTGCGCTGGTGCTGGCAGGGCCGGTGTGGCTTTGGGGCGGGGCGCCGGTGTTCAACGCCCGGGCCTGGACGGCGGTGCTGGTGCTGGGCCTGGTGCACACGGCCTGCATGTACACGCTGATGTATGCCGCTTTCCAGCGCCTGCCGGCCCAGGCCATTGCCGGCCTGTCCTTTATCTACCCGGCCATGGCCTTGCTGGTGGACCTGCTGTGGTTTGGCACCTGGCCCACGACTGCGCAATGGCTGGGCATGGCCCTGATCCTGGGCGCAGTCTGGGGCTGGCGGCGCAGGGCTGGGCAAAACTAG